Part of the Natrialbaceae archaeon AArc-T1-2 genome, ACCGCCTTGCTCGCACTCGACTACGAGAAAGACGATTACGATACGCCCCGGATCGCCGCGACGATCGACGCCGACGGCGAGGCGCTGATCGCGACCGTCCGAAAAGACGCCTTGCTCGTCGAGACCGTCGACGAGCCGACGCTCGTCGCGACCTACGAGAAAGACAGCCCCGAGTCGTTCGATTTCGCCGCCCGCGACGCCGAGGCCGCTGCTCGCGAGGCCTACGACCTCGCGTTCGAACACGCCGTCTGTGCGGCCGGGATCGTCCGGACCGACGACGGGTTCGAGACGGCGATCGAGAACGGCGAGTAGCGTCAGGAGAGGACCGAGTCGACGGCCGTCGGCCAGGCGACGATCGTCACACCCATCGCGAACGTCATCGTCACCGATCCGACCGGCCCCGAGAGAAGCGACCCGACGGTAGCTCCGACCGAGAGAAAGACGACGATCCCGACGACCGCTGTCACGACGCCGACGGGTGTCAC contains:
- a CDS encoding IMP cyclohydrolase, encoding MYVGRFLVVGPDAGAYRVSSRSFPNRKITARDDALTVGPTENAPPTDNPYVAYNCLRIVDAPAGETVVFGNGSHVDPIAEKVELGYPARDALATALLALDYEKDDYDTPRIAATIDADGEALIATVRKDALLVETVDEPTLVATYEKDSPESFDFAARDAEAAAREAYDLAFEHAVCAAGIVRTDDGFETAIENGE